A genomic segment from Acipenser ruthenus chromosome 5, fAciRut3.2 maternal haplotype, whole genome shotgun sequence encodes:
- the LOC117402432 gene encoding proline-rich nuclear receptor coactivator 1-like: MYPPSPPLCDFQVMIGETLAHHVESKLDHVENSKPPSYHHYGGANNSISKRQALLKKGGRKARSTPAALQSRHHHHPHHNQKHPSLARSNPSRFSDINTMGTGGKSADCGSATSRVPASTAITLHHQKQGAKKEVLKSKPVRTEKTPYPGGQPMHNLNKYEHPVQSLNTTKQKIKHSTPVKVSPVKQNENSYQPSPASLDLYHREGIKIPLNPADYFKSVKVTEAELISEEDHKDGKKNYAGARFSEPPSPSVLPKPPSHWVGDNTQGHSNPSRALMTVHLKTLLKLQALP; this comes from the exons ATGTATCCTCCTTCGCCGCCCTTGTGCGATTTCCAGGTCATGATCGGGGAAACACTAGCCCACCACGTCGAGTCGAAACTCGACCATGTCGAGAACAGCAAGCCGCCGTCTTATCATCATTATGGCGGGGCCAACAATAGTATCAGCAAAAGACAAGCTTTGTTGAAGAAAGGTGGGAGGAAAGCCCGCTCGACACCTGCGGCTTTACAAAGCAGACACCATCATCACCCCCATCATAACCAGAAACATCCAAGTTTGGCGAGGAGCAACCCTTCGCGCTTCAGTGATATCAACACCATGGGGACTGGAGGAAAGTCAGCAGACTGTGGTAGCGCCACAAGCCGGGTCCCTGCATCTACTGCTATAACACTGCATCACCAGAAACAGGGGGCGAAGAAAGAG gttttaaaatcaaaaccgGTAAGAACTGAGAAGACCCCTTATCCCGGCGGGCAGCCCATGCACAACCTGAATAAATATGAACACCCAGTCCAGTCTCTGAACACCACCAAACAGAAGATTAAGCACAGCACGCCTGTCAAGGTTTCTccagtaaaacaaaatgaaaacagctATCAGCCTAGCCCCGCCTCCTTGGACCTGTACCATAGAGAGGGGATTAAAATACCTCTCAACCCTGCCGATTATTTTAAGAGTGTTAAAGTTACTGAAGCTGAACTGATTTCTGAAGAGGACCACAAGGATGGCAAGAAGAACTACGCTGGTGCTAGGTTTAGTGAGCCTCCATCGCCCAGTGTCCTTCCTAAGCCACCGAGCCATTGGGTAGGAGACAACACCCAGGGACATTCGAACCCGAGCAGAGCACTCATGACAGTGCACCTAAAGACCCTACTCAAGCTCCAAGCATTGCCATGA